One Sinorhizobium sp. BG8 DNA window includes the following coding sequences:
- a CDS encoding alpha/beta hydrolase, with product MTNEINFERRRFFGVAALTVAAVELGVTSLAHAQSAAASSAAVGNSGGRTSFGEIKQIDAGVLNVGYVEAGPTDGPAVLLLHGWPYDIHSYVDVAPILAGAGYRVIIPYLRGYGTTRFLSDDTPRNGQQSALAADMIALMDALKIEKAIVAGYDWGARTAGIMAALWPERCRGLVSVSGYLIGSQEINKKPLTPKAELSWWYQFYFATERGRAGYAANTRDFVRLIWQTASPAWAFDDETFDRSSPAFDNPDHVEITIHNYRWRLGLTEGEARYDAYERQLAEQPVITVPTITMEGDANGAPHPDPSAYAAKFSGKYEHRTVGGGIGHNLPQEAPQAFAQAVLDVAKF from the coding sequence ATGACCAACGAAATCAACTTTGAGCGCCGCCGATTCTTCGGCGTGGCGGCCTTGACCGTCGCCGCCGTCGAACTCGGCGTCACCTCCTTGGCGCATGCGCAGTCCGCTGCAGCATCGTCAGCGGCTGTCGGCAATTCCGGCGGTCGCACGTCGTTCGGTGAAATAAAGCAGATCGATGCCGGCGTACTTAATGTCGGCTATGTCGAGGCCGGCCCGACAGATGGCCCGGCGGTCCTGCTTCTGCATGGCTGGCCATACGACATTCACAGCTACGTCGATGTGGCGCCGATCCTTGCCGGTGCAGGCTACCGCGTCATCATTCCCTATCTCCGCGGTTACGGCACGACGCGTTTTCTCTCCGATGATACGCCGCGCAACGGCCAGCAATCAGCCCTTGCCGCCGACATGATCGCACTCATGGACGCGCTCAAGATTGAGAAGGCGATCGTCGCCGGTTACGACTGGGGCGCGCGCACGGCCGGCATCATGGCCGCTCTCTGGCCCGAGCGCTGCCGGGGGCTGGTTTCGGTCAGCGGCTACCTGATCGGTAGCCAGGAAATCAACAAGAAGCCGCTCACCCCCAAGGCGGAATTGTCCTGGTGGTACCAGTTCTATTTTGCCACCGAGCGTGGCCGCGCGGGCTACGCCGCAAACACGCGCGATTTCGTGCGGCTCATCTGGCAAACCGCATCACCGGCGTGGGCGTTCGACGACGAGACGTTCGATCGCTCCAGCCCGGCCTTCGACAATCCGGACCATGTGGAGATCACCATCCATAACTATCGCTGGCGGCTGGGACTGACCGAAGGCGAAGCCAGGTATGACGCCTATGAACGCCAGCTTGCGGAACAGCCGGTCATCACCGTTCCGACGATCACCATGGAAGGCGATGCCAACGGTGCCCCGCATCCGGATCCTTCGGCCTATGCCGCGAAGTTCTCCGGCAAATACGAGCATCGCACTGTCGGCGGTGGCATCGGGCACAACCTGCCGCAGGAAGCGCCACAGGCTTTTGCCCAGGCCGTTCTGGACGTCGCAAAGTTTTAG